The Radiobacillus deserti genomic interval CGTATGAAACCATTGATCGCCATGCAGAAAATCCAGATAAAAAGAATCAACCAGCACTCATTTACTCCGCTCCGGATCGAGAAGAAGTATTAACGTTTGATCAATTAAAAAAAGCGAGTAATCAATTTGCGAATGTGCTGAAGGATCACGGTATAGAAAAAGGGGATCGTGTCTTTCTATTTATGCCAAGGAGCCCAGAATTTTATGCTAGTTTTTTTGGGATTTTAAAAGTGGGAGCTATTGCCGGACCATTATTTGAGGCATTTATGGAACAAGCGGTTCGAGATCGATTAGAAGATAGTGAAGCGACAATGCTTATTACGACACCTGACTTGTTGTATCGGGTTCCAGAGAATGAGTTACCGAATCTTAAGAAGATAGTACTCGTAGGGGATTCTGAAAAAATTTCCGAGAGATATATAAATTATTATAAAGAAACGGAGCAAGCTTCTGAGGAATTTGATATAGAATGGGTAGATTTAGAGGATGGAATGCTACTTCATTATACATCTGGATCTACTGGAAAACCTAAAGGGGTTTACCATGTGCATAATGCGATGATTCAGCATTATGCAACGGGAGACTGGGTAATTGATTTAAAAGAAGATGATATTTATTGGTGTACGGCTGATCCAGGCTGGGTAACTGGTACGAGTTATGGAATTTTTGCACCATGGCTGCATGGCGTGACCAATGTCATTCGCGGTGGTCGTTTCACACCGGAATCTTGGTATGGCACGATTGACAAACACAATGTAACAGTTTGGTATTCTGCACCAACGGCTTTTCGTAAGCTTGTAAGTTCCGGAGTGGATGTTATTAAGCAATTTGACCTAAGCTCATTACGTCATGTTATGAGTGTTGGAGAGCCGCTTAATCCTGAAGTGATTACGTGGGGAATGAAAGCTCTTAACTTAAGGATTCACGATACATGGTGGATGACGGAAACGGGTGGAATGTTAATTGTAAATTATCCGTCGATGGATATTCGTCCTGGTTCTATGGGAAAACCAATTCCCGGTGTAGAAGCGGCAATTGTCGATGATCAAGGGAATGAGCTGCCACCAAACCAAATGGGGAACCTAGCGATTAAACAAGGCTGGCCATCCATGATGCGTGCGATTTGGAAAAACCCAGGTAAATATGAAAGCTACTTCATCAATGGTTGGTATGTTTCAGGGGATAGTGCCTATATGGATGAAGACGGCTATTTCTGGTTCCAAGGCAGATTAGATGATGTTATTAATACGTCGGGAGAACGCGTTGGTCCATTTGAAGTCGAAAGTAAATTAATAGAACATCCTGCGGTTGCTGAAGCAGGGGTTATCGGAAAGCCTGATCCAGAGCGTGGAGAAATTATTAAAGCATTCATTACGTTGAATGATGGCTATGAAGCGAATGATGAGTTATTAGAAGATATCCGTGTATTTGTAAAAACGGGATTAAGTGCACACGCAGCTCCGAGAGAAATCGAAGTAAAAGACACGATTCCGAAAACACGAAGCGGAAAAATAATGCGCCGCTTGCTGAAGTCATGGGAGTTAGGATTACCGACAGGAGACACTTCTACGTTAGAAGAATAATAGGGTAAAGAGCTTCCAAACGGAAGCTCTTTTTATGCAATATCGCCTTTAGGCCCGAAGAATTCAAAACGTCGATTTTCTTCTGGAATACCAAGGTCTTTAAGAGATTGGTTAATTGCCTTCATAAAAGGCTCTGGCCCACAGAAATAATAAACAGCATCCGATTGGCTGGAGATAACGGATTGAAGCCATGGTAAATCAATATATCCTTCTTTAGCAAATGTAGAAAGCCCACGATCCTCTTCACTAGGGTTTTCATAGACGGTATGAACAGCAAGGTTTGAATTCTCCTGCTGCAGTTGAGCTACTAATTCTTTAAACGCATGAACTCGACCAGAACGTGCTGCATGAATAAATGTCACGGGACGGTTAGGCTGAGTTTTTAAAGATGTTTCTAACATACTCATCATAGGGGGGTCAGTCCTACACCACCACTAATTAAAATAAGTGGATGATTCCCTTCATCTAAAATAAAGTCTCCAGCTGGTGCTGTGATAGGGAGAGTATCTCCAACGTTCACTTGTTCATGTAAGAAATTAGAGACAATTCCATCAGGTGTTTCTTGCTCCAGTCCAGCCTCTTTTTTGACACTAATGCGATAATAATCATTATTAGAACGATAAGAGAGACTGTATTGACGAAGATGAGTAAATTCAAGCTCTTCTGATTCTATCTTCACCGTTATATATTGGCCAGCTTGATACGATGCAATTGGTTTTCCATCCGTCGGTTTTAAGTAAAAGGATGTTATTTCATCACTTTCTTTAACTTTTTTAAATACTTGGAAGGTACGGAAGCCTTCCCAACCGCCGTGTTGATTGGCCGCTTCACGATACATCTCTGCTTCAACTTGAATAAACGTATCTGCGATTACCCCATAGGCTTCGCCCCATGCTTCTATAATCTCATCTGTTGCAGCATCCCCCAACACATCTTTAATAGCTTTTAAAAGATTCTCACCGACGATAGGGTAATGTTCAGGCTTGATGTTTAAGCTTCGATGCTTATGAGCTATTTGTTTAACAACAGGAACAATGACTTCAAGCTGGTCAATGTATTTAGCCGCAGCATAAACAGCGCCCGCTAATGCTTTAGACTGTTTCCCCATTCTTTGATTCGTTTGATTAAAAATATTTTTTAATTCCGGATGATTTTCAAATAGCATTTCATAGAAACGGGAAGTAATCGCCTGACCGTGTTGTTCTAATACAGGCACCGTTGATTTCACTATGTCGATTGTGTGTTGATCTAAATCTTTCTTTACTTGTTGTGACATACGAACACTCCTTGTATTTTAAACATGTATTTTTTATACATGTTTATTGTATAACGTAAAAAAAGGTAAATACAACCGGAATTTCCTAATAATTGTGTCAATCTTGTTAAGTTACTTTTTCTTGAAAAATGGAGAGTAAAGACTGAAAATAGAAG includes:
- the acsA gene encoding acetate--CoA ligase; this translates as MDMQPIAARPGNHNLANYEEKRASFDWEEVKKNFSWYETGKVNVAYETIDRHAENPDKKNQPALIYSAPDREEVLTFDQLKKASNQFANVLKDHGIEKGDRVFLFMPRSPEFYASFFGILKVGAIAGPLFEAFMEQAVRDRLEDSEATMLITTPDLLYRVPENELPNLKKIVLVGDSEKISERYINYYKETEQASEEFDIEWVDLEDGMLLHYTSGSTGKPKGVYHVHNAMIQHYATGDWVIDLKEDDIYWCTADPGWVTGTSYGIFAPWLHGVTNVIRGGRFTPESWYGTIDKHNVTVWYSAPTAFRKLVSSGVDVIKQFDLSSLRHVMSVGEPLNPEVITWGMKALNLRIHDTWWMTETGGMLIVNYPSMDIRPGSMGKPIPGVEAAIVDDQGNELPPNQMGNLAIKQGWPSMMRAIWKNPGKYESYFINGWYVSGDSAYMDEDGYFWFQGRLDDVINTSGERVGPFEVESKLIEHPAVAEAGVIGKPDPERGEIIKAFITLNDGYEANDELLEDIRVFVKTGLSAHAAPREIEVKDTIPKTRSGKIMRRLLKSWELGLPTGDTSTLEE